From Rutidosis leptorrhynchoides isolate AG116_Rl617_1_P2 chromosome 3, CSIRO_AGI_Rlap_v1, whole genome shotgun sequence, a single genomic window includes:
- the LOC139896074 gene encoding putative RNA methyltransferase At5g10620, with amino-acid sequence MAACVFTILNMKNNHVPNSGGKSKGSKYTGQSIKPLPIHIVTVGKTRSPGVQLIVKDYMDKLKPYCPVHDLRIRSNPKNSIDARVQIENEEMGFMNFIKPDDWVVMLDENGMDLRSEEMADLIGDAGNKASGSRLVFCIGGAYGHGTKLRERANVKIKLSSLVLNHEIALVVLVEQLYRAWTILKGQKYHH; translated from the coding sequence ATGGCTGCGTGTGTTTTTACCATTCTAAACATGAAGAACAACCACGTCCCTAATTCGGGTGGCAAAAGTAAAGGATCCAAGTACACAGGTCAATCCATAAAACCCCTTCCAATCCATATTGTAACAGTTGGTAAAACTCGATCTCCAGGAGTCCAATTGATAGTAAAAGACTACATGGACAAACTTAAACCTTACTGCCCCGTTCACGACCTTCGAATCCGGTCCAACCCCAAGAATTCAATCGATGCAAGGGTCCAGATAGAAAATGAAGAAATGGGTTTTATGAATTTCATAAAACCAGATGATTGGGTGGTGATGTTGGATGAAAATGGGATGGATTTGAGGTCAGAAGAAATGGCAGATCTGATTGGTGATGCTGGAAACAAAGCAAGTGGTTCGAGATTAGTGTTTTGCATTGGAGGGGCTTATGGGCACGGGACGAAATTAAGGGAAAGAGCTAACGTGAAGATAAAGTTGTCGTCTTTAGTACTTAATCACGAGATCGCGTTGGTTGTGCTTGTTGAGCAGCTGTATAGAGCTTGGACTATTCTCAAAGGTCAAAAGTACCATCATTAG